The following proteins are encoded in a genomic region of Amphiura filiformis chromosome 11, Afil_fr2py, whole genome shotgun sequence:
- the LOC140163891 gene encoding uncharacterized protein yields the protein MVLVGEAGDDSKGTSSESGPSSAWGSLEVMSISGQSNAGPVRTPDKTRSPKQAPPVPTRSNKSAQKAGDDSKGTSSDSGTSSTGGSLEVISRQSKAGAMGTSGKARSPKLAPPVPTRSNKSVQETRDDSKGTSSDNGVDTSQRSLEAMSLSSVQIRHKSLKYPSGQHSTGAAVMPSPALATPLSISEQSKAGTSKLSKYFRSKKSGIDSQYSYSASQEWKLLKSESFGKEGDKAGQFRLACGIAVCKNGNIAVADSRKGSPRVYLFEGSGKPTYKFTFQSHPTNPEGKLLYPNNVAATPDGDIVISDKSALLKIFSGSGDYLKSISAAPELFDNNITEHEISSVAVAPSGEVCVGDAKRRVITLHNRDRHQQPQRLSIPIQPYYLACESDDLIIWASDCFSRKVIRLSRTGDVLCRIVTFMVGGTTGSPHGVAHIEDNVYIAVMVDETGNGQIHQYTIGGQFQRCIVTRMYAPRGLAIANGKLYVANTKSVSVYGPK from the exons GAAGCCGGAGATGACAGTAAAGGCACATCATCCGAGAGTGGTCCTAGTAGTGCCTGGGGAAGTCTTGAGGTTATGAGTATATCTGGACAGAGCAATGCAGGACCTGTGAGAACACCTGACAAAACAAGATCACCAAAACAGGCTCCCCCGGTTCCTACCAGATCAAACAAAAGTGCTCAG AAAGCCGGAGATGACAGTAAAGGCACATCATCCGACAGTGGTACAAGTAGTACCGGGGGAAGTCTTGAGGTTATATCTAGACAGAGCAAGGCAGGAGCTATGGGAACATCTGGCAAAGCAAGATCACCAAAGCTGGCTCCCCCAGTGCCTACCAGATCAAACAAGAGTGTTCAG GAAACCCGAGATGACAGTAAAGGCACATCATCCGACAATGGTGTGGATACTAGCCAGAGAAGTCTTGAGGCTATGAGTTTATCCAGTGTTCAAATAAGGCATAAAAGTTTAAAATATCCTAGCGGCCAGCATTCTACAGGAGCAGCTGTAATGCCTAGCCCcgccttggctacgccactgagcatATCTGAACAGAGCAAAGCAGGAACGTCAAAGCTGAGCAAATATTTTAGATCAAAGAAAAGTGGTATCG ATTCCCAATATTCATATTCGGCATCACAGGAATGGAAGCTGCTCAAATCAGAGTCATTTGGAAAAGAAGGGGATAAAGCAGGCCAATTCAGACTGGCATGTGGTATTGCTGTGTGTAAGAATGGCAACATCGCTGTAGCTGACAGTAGAAAGGGATCTCCACGGGTTTATTTGTTTGAGGGTAGTGGTAAACCTACCTATAAGTTTACATTCCAATCCCATCCAACCAATCCTGAGGGTAAACTCCTATACCCAAACAATGTCGCTGCCACACCAGATGGAGATATTGTGATCTCCGACAAATCAGCGCTCTTAAAAATCTTTTCTGGAAGTGGAGATTATCTGAAAAGTATCTCTGCGGCACCAGAATTGTTTGACAATAACATCACTGAGCATGAAATATCAAGTGTAGCAGTGGCTCCATCTGGTGAGGTGTGCGTCGGGGATGCTAAGAGACGAGTAATAACACTACATAATAGGGACAGGCATCAGCAGCCTCAGAGGCTGTCGATTCCTATCCAACCATACTATCTCGCCTGTGAAAGCGATGATCTGATAATCTGGGCATCTGATTGCTTTTCAAGAAAGGTGATCAGATTGAGTCGTACTGGTGATGTATTATGTCGTATTGTTACGTTTATGGTCGGTGGTACAACAGGTTCACCTCATGGTGTGGCGCATATTGAGGACAATGTATATATAGCTGTGATGGTAGACGAGACTGGTAATGGCCAAATACATCAATACACCATTGGCGGGCAATTCCAACGTTGCATCGTCACACGTATGTATGCACCACGTGGTCTTGCAATAGCCAATGGAAAGCTCTATGTGGCTAATACGAAATCGGTATCGGTTTATGGGCCAAAATAA